The following are from one region of the Arachis duranensis cultivar V14167 chromosome 10, aradu.V14167.gnm2.J7QH, whole genome shotgun sequence genome:
- the LOC107469907 gene encoding uncharacterized protein LOC107469907: MPLYAKFLKELINKKRSWLEKETVLLTEECSAVIQRGIPPKLKDLGSFVVSCTIGKIILNKALCDLGASINLMPLSMMRKLDIEELKPTRMSLVMADRSIKTPNGIVENLLVKVGEFIFPADFVILDTEEEGNDSIILGRPFLHTARAIIDVEKGEMIFRVHNEQMVINVFKSMQHIPEQEDYVRVDMIESLVEEMLEENSQEQEGNQGATEEQVAETFIEQDEKQDKKEEVRKQELKPLPPSQICISRHIRKLPSDH; the protein is encoded by the coding sequence ATGCCTTTGTATGCCAAGTTTTTGAAGGAGcttatcaacaagaaaagaagttggCTTGAGAAGGAAACCGTATTACTCACCGAGGAATGTAGTGCTGTGATTCAACGGGGCATTCCaccaaaactcaaggatctgGGAAGCTTTGTAGTATCATGCACCATTGGCAAAATAATTCTCAACAAAGCTCTCTGTGACCTTGGTgccagcatcaatttaatgcctCTTTCAATGATGAGAAAGCTTGATATAGAAGAGCTTAAACCCACCAGGATGTCATTAGTCATGGCTGACAGATCCATCAAGACACCCAATGGAATTGTGGAGAATCTGTTGGTGAAGGTTGGGGAATTTATCttcccagcagattttgtgattttggatacTGAAGAGGAAGGAAACGACTCAATCATTttgggaaggccatttctaCACACAGCAAGGGCCATCATTGAtgtagaaaaaggagaaatgatctTCAGGGTCCATAATGAACAAATGGTCATAAATGTTTTCAAGTCAATGCAACACATTCCTGAGCAAGAGGACTACGTAAGAGTGGATATGATAGAGAGTTTGGTGGAAGAAATGCTGGAGGAAAATTCTCAGGAGCAAGAAGGAAATCAAGGGGCAACAGAAGAACAAGTAGCTGAGACCTTCATTGAGCAAGATGAAAAACAAgacaagaaggaagaagtacgAAAACAAGAACTGAAACCACTACccccatctcaaatatgcatttctaggcACATCAGAAAGCTTCCCAGTGATCATTAA